A region from the Salidesulfovibrio onnuriiensis genome encodes:
- a CDS encoding substrate-binding periplasmic protein, with the protein MNPTKLLFRILVSAGAALLLLAGTVCAQGPVTLAINTWPPYIEKDSRTRGLATEIVLAALEEAGIQAKIEIVPWARALDGVRHGRFTASFPWYDTPERRTYALFTSPILHSRNVFFYRRDRHEKVNYEKLTDLHGYSIAGMLGYFYEQEFAEAELNVLYVKNSKIAFTMLQAGRVDLVPQDEIVGWREIRTLFPEDADRYATTRKALREAPGYMIISKKDPEGQRLLEAFEKGLAAIKQSGEYQAILDQYQDQGVEGP; encoded by the coding sequence CCGAATCCTTGTTTCAGCCGGGGCAGCCCTCCTGCTCCTGGCCGGAACTGTTTGCGCCCAGGGCCCGGTGACCCTGGCCATCAACACGTGGCCGCCCTATATTGAAAAGGACTCCCGGACAAGAGGCCTGGCCACCGAGATAGTGCTGGCGGCCCTGGAAGAAGCGGGCATCCAGGCCAAAATCGAGATCGTGCCCTGGGCCCGGGCCCTGGACGGGGTCAGGCACGGCCGGTTCACGGCCTCCTTCCCGTGGTACGACACGCCCGAACGACGCACCTACGCCCTGTTCACCTCCCCCATCCTGCACAGCCGCAACGTCTTTTTCTACCGCAGGGACCGCCATGAAAAAGTGAACTATGAAAAGCTCACGGACCTCCATGGATACAGCATTGCCGGAATGCTCGGCTATTTCTACGAGCAGGAGTTTGCCGAGGCCGAGCTGAACGTGCTCTACGTGAAAAATTCGAAGATCGCCTTCACCATGCTCCAGGCGGGCCGCGTGGACCTGGTGCCCCAGGACGAGATCGTGGGCTGGCGGGAAATCAGGACCCTGTTCCCCGAAGACGCGGACCGCTACGCCACCACGCGCAAGGCGCTCCGGGAGGCTCCCGGATACATGATCATCTCCAAGAAGGATCCCGAGGGGCAAAGGCTGCTCGAGGCCTTTGAAAAGGGACTGGCCGCAATCAAGCAGTCCGGGGAATACCAGGCAATCCTCGACCAATACCAGGACCAGGGCGTGGAGGGACCATGA
- a CDS encoding substrate-binding periplasmic protein, translating into MTATGKLFRPLCLALLLIATIPFAAHAFEQPVTIAVSYWPPYLEKDDPTQGMASELVVKALGASGIKVRFVFVPWARALDGVRHGTFAASFPWLITSERQNFAWFSQPIMLMRYVFFYRRDKHKRITFQTLEELRRYSIVGMLGYYYERPFLEAGLNVDYKLNGDIAFRMLEAGRADLLAEDEAVGWYLLKKDYPQAIDIFASTRPFMVMPGHLIVSKKLPDGQKLVEAFDRGMQMLQGTGEYERIVGRYRAKGVPEP; encoded by the coding sequence ATGACCGCCACGGGAAAGCTGTTCCGGCCGCTCTGCCTGGCGCTCCTGCTGATCGCAACAATCCCCTTCGCGGCCCACGCCTTTGAGCAGCCCGTCACCATTGCCGTGAGCTATTGGCCGCCCTACCTCGAAAAGGACGACCCCACCCAGGGCATGGCCTCCGAACTGGTGGTCAAGGCCCTGGGCGCATCCGGCATCAAGGTGCGATTCGTTTTCGTGCCCTGGGCCCGGGCCCTGGACGGGGTCAGGCACGGAACGTTCGCGGCCTCCTTTCCCTGGCTGATCACCTCGGAACGGCAGAACTTCGCCTGGTTCAGCCAGCCGATCATGCTCATGCGCTATGTTTTTTTCTATCGCCGGGACAAGCACAAGCGCATCACGTTCCAGACGCTTGAGGAACTGCGCAGGTACTCCATCGTAGGCATGCTGGGATACTACTACGAACGCCCGTTCCTGGAGGCGGGGCTCAACGTGGACTACAAGCTCAACGGGGACATCGCCTTCCGCATGCTGGAGGCGGGCCGCGCCGACCTGCTGGCCGAGGACGAGGCCGTGGGCTGGTACCTGCTCAAGAAAGACTACCCCCAGGCCATCGACATCTTCGCGTCCACCCGGCCCTTCATGGTCATGCCCGGGCACCTGATCGTTTCCAAAAAGCTCCCGGACGGACAGAAGCTTGTGGAGGCCTTTGACCGGGGGATGCAGATGCTGCAGGGAACAGGCGAATACGAACGAATCGTGGGGCGCTACCGCGCCAAGGGGGTGCCGGAGCCTTGA